Proteins found in one Triticum aestivum cultivar Chinese Spring chromosome 4D, IWGSC CS RefSeq v2.1, whole genome shotgun sequence genomic segment:
- the LOC123097998 gene encoding myosin-binding protein 2 isoform X1: protein MATSSAGRYAAALHRRTHRVTSALAYAALEWVLIALLLLNGLLSHAVARFAAYFGLRPPCLLCSRADRLFGAEEEDAADQAAADARWLRGLLCGAHAAEISGMGYCLHHRRLVADAADMCEGCLSSWKREMTRDAEEDGAVVCSCCKALVQITSSRELEDPAVHEKAAKEEEQDQGYVLLDQDDHEEEEEEQQNEEEAHELQGEIKVAAVEDESLEFMAQGEEITPDDDDRLVPVVALDEMTIADHSGLHPDAPGSEGDDMNRTDDERDQDDLDTAVVPEEKRMLASSVATAPAMTENSIPQDDELVLEDTVETGDFRTDEGDIVVPQATEAIPEDGSKSAEVETNCEVSIGSDICEQEQHGHAAPFQELVALEELFSPLEYAEDWTSPLEILHETAPADQEAGEAEHEVTASRRFEYQSNDENEEDEDRAPETPTYSFAAQNSGKRFLLERKRSLSLSLDGSVSSEVECAEPSTVDQLRSALQAERKTLSAMYAELEEERNAAAIATNQTMAMINRLQEEKAAMQMEALQYQRMMEEQSEYDQEAMQLLTELVTKREREKQELERELELCKQKLLQYEDKERSMAALKDNARSTNGNGTSESSSGEDSDENSDDSCELGESPSGNLQSSPDAALSPSADQENTGHLVALDDSLTYMEMERLSILEELKALEERLFTLEDDDDINGSNAAAGRSSDDYGLSADGPHSPENGLAGNKARFEGRASVSRGKSLLPLFDAVGDQNCDRPSSTEADDSTKPAVAVFAKEQERLAIIEEVDHVYERLQALEADKEFLRHCIKSLKKGDKGMHLLQEILQHLRELRSVELHAKHAGDALPQSQHSRSI from the exons ATGGCGACGTCCTCGGCGGGCAGGTACGCGGCGGCGCTCCACCGGCGGACGCACCGTGTCACGTCCGCGCTGGCGTACGCGGCGCTCGAGTGGGTCCTCATCGCGCTGCTGCTCCTCAACGGGCTCCTCTCCCACGCCGTCGCCCGCTTCGCCGCCTACTTCGGCCTCCGCCCGCCCTGCCTCCTCTGCTCCCGCGCCGACCGCCTCTTCggcgccgaggaggaggacgccgcCGATCAGGCGGCGGCCGACGCGCGCTGGCTGCGCGGCCTCCTCTGCGGCGCCCACGCGGCCGAGATCTCCGGGATGGGCTACTGTCTCCaccatcgccgcctcgtcgccgacgccgccgacATGTGCGAGGGCTGCCTCTCTTCTTGGAAGAGGGAGATGACGAGGGACGCGGAGGAGGACGGCGCCGTGGTGTGTTCTTGCTGCAAAGCTCTCGTACAGATTACTTCTTCACGCGAGCTGGAGGATCCTGCTGTACACGAGAAGGCAgccaaagaagaagaacaagatcaAGGCTACGTTCTACTGGATCAAGATGAccacgaagaggaagaagaggagcagcaAAACGAAGAGGAAGCCCACGAGCTACAAGGGGAGATCAAGGTGGCTGCCGTGGAGGACGAGTCCTTGGAATTCATGGCTCAGGGCGAAGAGATCACGCCCGACGACGACGATCGGTTGGTGCCGGTGGTGGCGCTTGATGAGATGACAATTGCCGACCATTCGGGTCTGCATCCGGATGCCCCTGGCTCTGAGGGGGACGACATGAATCGCACAGACGATGAGCGTGATCAGGATGATCTTgataccgcagtggttccggaggaGAAGAGGATGCTGGCTTCTTCGGTTGCAACGGCGCCTGCCATGACTGAGAATTCCATTCCACAAGATGATGAACTGGTTCTTGAAGATACTGTCGAAACTGGAGATTTCAGGACTGATGAAGGAGACATTGTTGTGCCTCAAG CCACTGAAGCAATTCCTGAAGATGGCAGCAAATCGGCAGAGGTGGAGACCAACTGCGAGGTGTCAATCGGGAGCGACATCTGCGAGCAGGAGCAACACGGCCATGCCGCTCCATTTCAAGAACTGGTGGCGCTGGAGGAGCTGTTCTCTCCATTGGAATATGCAGAAGACTGGACATCACCACTGGAGATCCTCCATGAAACAGCCCCAGCCGATCAAG AAGCAGGTGAAGCAGAGCATGAGGTGACGGCCAGCCGGAGATTTGAGTACCAATCGAATGACGAGAACGAGGAGGACGAAGACAGGGCACCGGAGACACCCACCTACAGCTTTGCCGCCCAAAACTCAGGCAAAAGGTTCTTGCTCGAGAGGAAGCGGTCACTGTCCTTGTCCTTGGACGGAAGCGTATCGAGCGAGGTCGAGTGTGCCGAACCTTCCACCGTCGATCAGCTGAGATCCGCGCTGCAAGCGGAGCGAAAGACGCTCAGCGCGATGTACGCCGAGCTGGAGGAAGAGAGGAACGCGGCCGCCATCGCGACCAACCAGACGATGGCGATGATCAACCGGCTGCAGGAAGAGAAGGCCGCCATGCAGATGGAGGCGCTGCAGTACCAGAGGATGATGGAGGAGCAGTCCGAGTACGACCAGGAGGCGATGCAGCTGCTGACGGAGCTGGTcaccaagagggagagggagaagcagGAGCTGGAGAGGGAGCTGGAGCTGTGCAAGCAGAAGTTGCTGCAGTACGAGGACAAGGAGAGGAGCATGGCAGCCTTGAAGGACAATGCGCGTAGCACCAATGGCAATGGCACCTCTGAGTCGTCCAGCGGCGAGGACAGCGATGAGAATTCCGATGACTCGTGCGAGCTGGGCGAGTCTCCGAGCGGCAATCTTCAGAGCTCGCCGGACGCTGCTCTTAGCCCCAGTGCGGATCAAGAGAACACCGGTCATCTTGTGGCGCTGGATGATTCCTTGACGTACATGGAGATGGAGAGGCTGTCCATCTTGGAGGAGCTCAAGGCACTGGAGGAGAGGCTCTTCACGCTGGAAGACGACGACGATATCAACGGCAGCAATGCGGCTGCTGGCCGTTCCTCGGACGATTACGGTCTGTCAGCCGACGGTCCCCATTCGCCGGAGAATGGTCTCGCCGGCAACAAGGCCAGGTTTGAAGGCAGAGCTTCTGTTTCCAGAGGAAAGAGCCTCCTACCTCTCTTTGACGCAGTCGGTGACCAGAACTGCGATCGTCCATCATCCACAGAGGCCGATGATTCGACGAAACCGGCCGTGGCCGTGTTTGCGAAAGAGCAAGAGAGGCTGGCGATCATAGAGGAGGTTGATCATGTGTACGAGAGGCTGCAAGCACTGGAGGCGGACAAGGAGTTCCTGAGGCACTGCATCAAGTCCCTCAAGAAAGGAGACAAGGGCATGCACCTTCTCCAGGAGATCTTGCAGCATCTTCGCGAGCTCCGGAGCGTGGAGCTTCATGCCAAGCACGCCGGTGATGCATTGCCACAAAGTCAGCATAGCAGATCGATCTAG
- the LOC123097998 gene encoding myosin-binding protein 2 isoform X2 yields MATSSAGRYAAALHRRTHRVTSALAYAALEWVLIALLLLNGLLSHAVARFAAYFGLRPPCLLCSRADRLFGAEEEDAADQAAADARWLRGLLCGAHAAEISGMGYCLHHRRLVADAADMCEGCLSSWKREMTRDAEEDGAVVCSCCKALVQITSSRELEDPAVHEKAAKEEEQDQGYVLLDQDDHEEEEEEQQNEEEAHELQGEIKVAAVEDESLEFMAQGEEITPDDDDRLVPVVALDEMTIADHSGLHPDAPGSEGDDMNRTDDERDQDDLDTAVVPEEKRMLASSVATAPAMTENSIPQDDELVLEDTVETGDFRTDEGDIVVPQATEAIPEDGSKSAEVETNCEVSIGSDICEQEQHGHAAPFQELVALEELFSPLEYAEDWTSPLEILHETAPADQGEAEHEVTASRRFEYQSNDENEEDEDRAPETPTYSFAAQNSGKRFLLERKRSLSLSLDGSVSSEVECAEPSTVDQLRSALQAERKTLSAMYAELEEERNAAAIATNQTMAMINRLQEEKAAMQMEALQYQRMMEEQSEYDQEAMQLLTELVTKREREKQELERELELCKQKLLQYEDKERSMAALKDNARSTNGNGTSESSSGEDSDENSDDSCELGESPSGNLQSSPDAALSPSADQENTGHLVALDDSLTYMEMERLSILEELKALEERLFTLEDDDDINGSNAAAGRSSDDYGLSADGPHSPENGLAGNKARFEGRASVSRGKSLLPLFDAVGDQNCDRPSSTEADDSTKPAVAVFAKEQERLAIIEEVDHVYERLQALEADKEFLRHCIKSLKKGDKGMHLLQEILQHLRELRSVELHAKHAGDALPQSQHSRSI; encoded by the exons ATGGCGACGTCCTCGGCGGGCAGGTACGCGGCGGCGCTCCACCGGCGGACGCACCGTGTCACGTCCGCGCTGGCGTACGCGGCGCTCGAGTGGGTCCTCATCGCGCTGCTGCTCCTCAACGGGCTCCTCTCCCACGCCGTCGCCCGCTTCGCCGCCTACTTCGGCCTCCGCCCGCCCTGCCTCCTCTGCTCCCGCGCCGACCGCCTCTTCggcgccgaggaggaggacgccgcCGATCAGGCGGCGGCCGACGCGCGCTGGCTGCGCGGCCTCCTCTGCGGCGCCCACGCGGCCGAGATCTCCGGGATGGGCTACTGTCTCCaccatcgccgcctcgtcgccgacgccgccgacATGTGCGAGGGCTGCCTCTCTTCTTGGAAGAGGGAGATGACGAGGGACGCGGAGGAGGACGGCGCCGTGGTGTGTTCTTGCTGCAAAGCTCTCGTACAGATTACTTCTTCACGCGAGCTGGAGGATCCTGCTGTACACGAGAAGGCAgccaaagaagaagaacaagatcaAGGCTACGTTCTACTGGATCAAGATGAccacgaagaggaagaagaggagcagcaAAACGAAGAGGAAGCCCACGAGCTACAAGGGGAGATCAAGGTGGCTGCCGTGGAGGACGAGTCCTTGGAATTCATGGCTCAGGGCGAAGAGATCACGCCCGACGACGACGATCGGTTGGTGCCGGTGGTGGCGCTTGATGAGATGACAATTGCCGACCATTCGGGTCTGCATCCGGATGCCCCTGGCTCTGAGGGGGACGACATGAATCGCACAGACGATGAGCGTGATCAGGATGATCTTgataccgcagtggttccggaggaGAAGAGGATGCTGGCTTCTTCGGTTGCAACGGCGCCTGCCATGACTGAGAATTCCATTCCACAAGATGATGAACTGGTTCTTGAAGATACTGTCGAAACTGGAGATTTCAGGACTGATGAAGGAGACATTGTTGTGCCTCAAG CCACTGAAGCAATTCCTGAAGATGGCAGCAAATCGGCAGAGGTGGAGACCAACTGCGAGGTGTCAATCGGGAGCGACATCTGCGAGCAGGAGCAACACGGCCATGCCGCTCCATTTCAAGAACTGGTGGCGCTGGAGGAGCTGTTCTCTCCATTGGAATATGCAGAAGACTGGACATCACCACTGGAGATCCTCCATGAAACAGCCCCAGCCGATCAAG GTGAAGCAGAGCATGAGGTGACGGCCAGCCGGAGATTTGAGTACCAATCGAATGACGAGAACGAGGAGGACGAAGACAGGGCACCGGAGACACCCACCTACAGCTTTGCCGCCCAAAACTCAGGCAAAAGGTTCTTGCTCGAGAGGAAGCGGTCACTGTCCTTGTCCTTGGACGGAAGCGTATCGAGCGAGGTCGAGTGTGCCGAACCTTCCACCGTCGATCAGCTGAGATCCGCGCTGCAAGCGGAGCGAAAGACGCTCAGCGCGATGTACGCCGAGCTGGAGGAAGAGAGGAACGCGGCCGCCATCGCGACCAACCAGACGATGGCGATGATCAACCGGCTGCAGGAAGAGAAGGCCGCCATGCAGATGGAGGCGCTGCAGTACCAGAGGATGATGGAGGAGCAGTCCGAGTACGACCAGGAGGCGATGCAGCTGCTGACGGAGCTGGTcaccaagagggagagggagaagcagGAGCTGGAGAGGGAGCTGGAGCTGTGCAAGCAGAAGTTGCTGCAGTACGAGGACAAGGAGAGGAGCATGGCAGCCTTGAAGGACAATGCGCGTAGCACCAATGGCAATGGCACCTCTGAGTCGTCCAGCGGCGAGGACAGCGATGAGAATTCCGATGACTCGTGCGAGCTGGGCGAGTCTCCGAGCGGCAATCTTCAGAGCTCGCCGGACGCTGCTCTTAGCCCCAGTGCGGATCAAGAGAACACCGGTCATCTTGTGGCGCTGGATGATTCCTTGACGTACATGGAGATGGAGAGGCTGTCCATCTTGGAGGAGCTCAAGGCACTGGAGGAGAGGCTCTTCACGCTGGAAGACGACGACGATATCAACGGCAGCAATGCGGCTGCTGGCCGTTCCTCGGACGATTACGGTCTGTCAGCCGACGGTCCCCATTCGCCGGAGAATGGTCTCGCCGGCAACAAGGCCAGGTTTGAAGGCAGAGCTTCTGTTTCCAGAGGAAAGAGCCTCCTACCTCTCTTTGACGCAGTCGGTGACCAGAACTGCGATCGTCCATCATCCACAGAGGCCGATGATTCGACGAAACCGGCCGTGGCCGTGTTTGCGAAAGAGCAAGAGAGGCTGGCGATCATAGAGGAGGTTGATCATGTGTACGAGAGGCTGCAAGCACTGGAGGCGGACAAGGAGTTCCTGAGGCACTGCATCAAGTCCCTCAAGAAAGGAGACAAGGGCATGCACCTTCTCCAGGAGATCTTGCAGCATCTTCGCGAGCTCCGGAGCGTGGAGCTTCATGCCAAGCACGCCGGTGATGCATTGCCACAAAGTCAGCATAGCAGATCGATCTAG